One segment of Nitrospirota bacterium DNA contains the following:
- the murG gene encoding undecaprenyldiphospho-muramoylpentapeptide beta-N-acetylglucosaminyltransferase: protein MKIVIAGGGTGGHVFPGIAVARAFKEIQDNTEVVFIGTAHGIESSIVPKEGFDIRLIRAEGIAGMNIFRAAGAASKIPLSLKDSYAVLKEIRPDMVLGVGGYCSGAAVLTAVMMGIPTMIHEQNSAPGITNRMLGRFVDTVTATYQESLGFFPKDKTYLTGNPIRQEILKGDRERGYKFFSLDKGLFTVFVFGGSRGASSINRAVSEALVYLDGFKDKIQFLHQTGERDFNGVRDFYRTRGFKGTVIPFAHNMADAYAAADLVISRAGATTLAELTACGKAAILIPYPYAANNHQEHNARKLWDMGAAQMILDKELNGKSLSELIKHLFENPDAIGEMERVSRTLGRADAAQKIIELAMGLVRKRQ from the coding sequence ATGAAAATAGTGATTGCAGGGGGCGGCACAGGAGGGCATGTTTTTCCGGGCATTGCAGTTGCGAGGGCCTTTAAAGAAATACAGGATAATACAGAGGTGGTTTTTATAGGCACTGCGCATGGAATAGAGTCAAGCATAGTCCCTAAGGAGGGTTTTGACATAAGATTAATAAGGGCGGAAGGCATTGCAGGCATGAACATATTCAGGGCTGCCGGCGCTGCATCTAAGATCCCGCTGTCGCTGAAGGATTCTTATGCAGTTCTTAAAGAGATTAGGCCTGATATGGTACTGGGAGTCGGAGGCTACTGCTCAGGGGCGGCGGTCTTAACTGCAGTCATGATGGGCATACCTACAATGATACATGAGCAGAACTCAGCGCCGGGAATTACGAACAGAATGCTTGGCAGATTCGTTGATACAGTCACCGCAACTTACCAGGAGTCTCTCGGGTTCTTTCCGAAAGATAAGACATATCTTACAGGCAATCCCATAAGGCAGGAGATACTTAAAGGAGACAGGGAAAGGGGCTATAAGTTTTTCAGCCTTGATAAAGGGCTTTTTACGGTGTTTGTCTTTGGAGGCAGCAGGGGCGCAAGCAGCATCAACCGTGCGGTAAGCGAGGCGCTGGTATATCTTGACGGGTTTAAAGATAAAATTCAATTTTTGCACCAGACCGGTGAAAGAGATTTTAACGGCGTGCGTGATTTCTATCGTACGAGGGGCTTTAAAGGGACTGTTATCCCCTTTGCGCATAATATGGCAGATGCATATGCAGCGGCTGATCTTGTGATATCAAGGGCAGGCGCAACAACACTTGCCGAACTTACGGCATGCGGAAAGGCGGCCATCCTTATTCCATATCCCTATGCGGCCAATAACCATCAGGAGCATAACGCAAGAAAATTATGGGATATGGGCGCTGCACAGATGATTCTTGACAAGGAGCTTAACGGCAAGTCTCTTTCTGAACTGATAAAACACCTGTTTGAAAATCCGGACGCCATAGGCGAGATGGAGCGTGTAAGCAGAACGCTCGGAAGGGCTGATGCTGCGCAGAAGATTATTGAACTCGCAATGGGATTGGTAAGGAAAAGACAGTAA
- a CDS encoding UDP-N-acetylmuramate--L-alanine ligase, with protein sequence MYKKFETVYFVGIGGIGMSGIAEVLKNLGYKVRGSDVKESETIRRLRTLGIDVAIGHKAENVSGAHVVVMSSAVSQDNPEVLSAKKQSIPVIPRAEMLAEIARLKQSVLIAGAHGKTTTTSLIASVLAAGGLDPTVVIGGKLKGIGSNAKLGQGEFLVAEADESDGSFLKLSPTVAVVTNIDKEHMDFFKNIDELKSAFLAFINKVPFYGVSILCLDNEYIREILPGVQRSCRTYGINEQADFTGRNIRMEGLRTKFEAVFRGVSLGSFTVPLPGIHNICNSLAAIAVASELGLEMNKVRKSLGNFSGVQRRFEFKGEASGIRVFDDYGHHPTEIMATLRAAKEAISQTPNSGRLVVLFQPHRYTRTRDMLNEFCRAFKDADKAVLMDIYAAGEKPLNGINSEFLFKGIKAAGSDIEYIKDRAEIAGYLASTLKAGDMLLTLGAGDVWKIGEEFLKLKATINN encoded by the coding sequence GTGTATAAAAAATTTGAGACAGTGTATTTTGTGGGCATAGGCGGCATTGGAATGAGCGGCATTGCTGAGGTCCTTAAGAACCTCGGCTATAAGGTCAGGGGCTCGGATGTAAAGGAATCAGAGACCATAAGGAGGTTAAGGACGTTGGGCATTGATGTAGCCATAGGGCATAAGGCTGAAAATGTCTCCGGGGCTCATGTTGTTGTCATGTCTTCAGCAGTTTCGCAGGATAACCCGGAAGTGTTGTCTGCAAAAAAACAGTCAATCCCGGTCATACCGAGGGCCGAGATGCTTGCCGAGATTGCAAGGCTCAAGCAAAGTGTGCTGATTGCAGGAGCGCACGGAAAGACCACAACCACATCCCTGATAGCAAGCGTGCTTGCCGCAGGCGGGCTGGACCCGACAGTTGTGATAGGAGGCAAGCTGAAAGGCATTGGAAGCAATGCAAAACTCGGACAGGGAGAATTTCTTGTTGCAGAGGCGGATGAAAGCGACGGGTCCTTTCTTAAGCTCTCGCCGACGGTTGCTGTAGTTACAAATATTGATAAAGAGCACATGGATTTCTTCAAAAATATTGATGAATTAAAATCAGCCTTTCTCGCATTTATAAATAAGGTGCCGTTTTACGGAGTTTCAATCCTCTGCCTGGACAACGAATACATAAGGGAAATTTTGCCCGGCGTTCAGAGGAGTTGCCGCACTTACGGCATAAATGAGCAGGCAGACTTTACTGGCAGGAATATAAGAATGGAGGGATTGAGGACAAAATTTGAGGCGGTTTTCAGGGGTGTGTCCCTCGGCAGTTTTACTGTCCCGCTTCCCGGCATTCACAACATTTGCAACAGCCTTGCCGCTATTGCAGTGGCAAGTGAACTTGGGCTTGAGATGAATAAGGTAAGAAAGTCGCTTGGGAACTTCAGCGGCGTGCAGAGACGGTTTGAATTTAAGGGCGAGGCCTCCGGAATAAGGGTGTTTGACGACTACGGACATCACCCTACGGAAATAATGGCAACGCTCAGGGCAGCGAAGGAGGCAATAAGTCAGACTCCAAATTCAGGCAGGCTTGTGGTCCTTTTCCAGCCGCACAGATATACAAGGACAAGGGATATGCTGAATGAATTTTGCAGGGCCTTTAAAGATGCGGACAAGGCAGTGCTGATGGATATTTACGCTGCAGGCGAGAAGCCGCTGAACGGCATAAACTCGGAATTTTTATTTAAGGGCATAAAGGCGGCGGGCAGTGACATTGAATACATAAAAGACAGGGCTGAGATTGCAGGTTATCTTGCAAGCACGCTGAAGGCAGGAGACATGCTGCTTACGCTTGGCGCAGGGGATGTATGGAAGATTGGGGAAGAGTTTTTAAAATTAAAAGCAACAATTAACAATTAA
- the murB gene encoding UDP-N-acetylmuramate dehydrogenase, producing the protein MMEALTEFNKALERVNFKGTVKFGEPMSAHTSLRIGGAADVLAFPEDVLSLKNLLVAAKAQKLPVFMLGAGTNLLVRDGGIEGIVVFMEAFKRIEVIQDEGGKVRLFVEAGVPLPALINFTGNKGYSGIEALAGIPGSVGGAVYMNAGSFGAEIKDVIEAVTVMDMNGKITVLRKDKLKFSYRSSNISDDVVILSANIALKKDNPEAVTGRIREFLKKKKLTQPLGERSAGCVFKNPGGDSAGRLIDAAGCKGLKTGGVEVSMLHANYFINRDRASCGDFIKLMEIVKKKVREHTGNMLEPEIKIIGKED; encoded by the coding sequence ATGATGGAAGCATTAACAGAATTTAATAAGGCGCTTGAAAGGGTGAATTTTAAAGGCACAGTCAAATTTGGCGAGCCTATGTCGGCGCATACGTCTTTAAGAATAGGAGGCGCGGCTGATGTTTTGGCGTTTCCTGAGGATGTTTTGTCATTGAAAAACCTTCTCGTTGCCGCAAAGGCGCAGAAACTGCCTGTTTTTATGCTCGGAGCAGGGACAAACCTGCTTGTGAGGGATGGCGGGATTGAGGGCATAGTAGTTTTCATGGAGGCATTTAAGAGAATTGAAGTCATTCAGGATGAAGGCGGGAAGGTGAGGCTTTTTGTTGAGGCAGGCGTACCGCTTCCGGCTCTGATAAATTTCACGGGTAATAAAGGTTATTCAGGCATTGAAGCGCTTGCCGGCATTCCAGGAAGCGTTGGCGGAGCCGTTTATATGAATGCAGGCTCCTTTGGCGCTGAAATCAAGGATGTTATTGAGGCAGTCACGGTAATGGATATGAACGGGAAGATTACAGTATTAAGAAAAGATAAACTGAAATTTTCCTACAGGAGTTCAAATATCTCTGATGATGTGGTAATCCTGAGCGCAAATATTGCGCTTAAAAAAGACAATCCGGAGGCTGTGACAGGACGCATAAGGGAATTTTTGAAAAAGAAAAAACTGACACAGCCCCTCGGTGAACGCTCTGCAGGATGCGTCTTTAAAAACCCCGGCGGCGACTCTGCCGGAAGGCTGATAGATGCAGCCGGATGCAAGGGGTTGAAGACAGGTGGGGTAGAGGTGAGCATGCTCCATGCCAATTATTTTATTAACAGGGACAGGGCTTCATGCGGGGATTTTATTAAGCTTATGGAGATTGTTAAAAAAAAAGTCAGGGAGCACACCGGCAATATGCTTGAGCCTGAGATAAAAATTATAGGCAAGGAGGATTAA
- a CDS encoding D-alanine--D-alanine ligase, producing the protein MTGELVTTKKIGILMGGLSSERDISVRSGLAVYQALQELGYNSVPIDTNKDIVNTLKKEKVKLVFLALHGGIGENGAIQGMLEVMGIPYTGSGIMASAIAMDKEASKKIFSYHGLPVPPFKTVTSYKSQVTGKRKGVSQADDYFSLIDFPLPWVVKPVEEGSSVGISMVKDENSLTGALDKAFQLGKRAIIEKFIKGPEVHIGILGSRVLGGVEVKPSLEFYNYEAKYTSGLTEYIIPPGIDEAIFEKAKDTALKAHTALRCSGATRVDLKIDAQGIPYVLEVNTLPGMTGTSLLPKIAQSAGMSFKDLIEEIIRIAVKEAKE; encoded by the coding sequence ATGACCGGAGAACTTGTTACAACAAAAAAAATCGGCATTCTGATGGGAGGACTTTCATCAGAAAGGGATATTTCCGTAAGGAGCGGGCTTGCGGTATATCAGGCACTGCAGGAGCTTGGCTACAATTCAGTCCCTATTGATACAAACAAAGACATTGTCAATACGCTTAAGAAGGAAAAGGTGAAGCTTGTCTTTCTTGCGCTTCACGGCGGCATAGGAGAAAACGGGGCAATACAGGGGATGCTTGAGGTCATGGGCATTCCTTATACAGGCTCAGGAATTATGGCATCCGCTATTGCAATGGATAAAGAGGCTTCAAAGAAAATATTCTCATATCACGGACTGCCGGTTCCGCCGTTTAAGACAGTTACAAGTTACAAGTCACAAGTTACAGGTAAAAGAAAAGGTGTGTCACAAGCTGATGATTATTTTTCACTGATAGATTTTCCACTGCCGTGGGTTGTAAAGCCTGTAGAAGAAGGCTCAAGCGTAGGGATAAGCATGGTAAAAGATGAGAACAGCCTGACGGGCGCTCTTGATAAGGCATTTCAGCTTGGCAAACGCGCAATAATTGAAAAATTTATAAAAGGCCCGGAAGTCCATATAGGGATACTCGGAAGCAGGGTTTTGGGTGGAGTTGAGGTAAAGCCTTCGCTGGAATTCTATAACTATGAGGCTAAATATACATCAGGTCTGACTGAATATATAATCCCGCCGGGTATTGATGAGGCAATATTTGAGAAGGCTAAGGACACTGCGCTTAAGGCGCATACGGCGCTCCGCTGTTCCGGAGCCACGAGGGTTGATTTAAAAATAGATGCTCAGGGAATTCCGTATGTCCTTGAGGTAAACACCCTGCCGGGTATGACCGGCACGAGCCTGCTTCCAAAGATAGCGCAGTCGGCAGGTATGAGTTTTAAAGATTTAATAGAGGAGATAATCAGGATTGCAGTTAAAGAGGCTAAAGAATAA
- a CDS encoding FtsQ-type POTRA domain-containing protein translates to MQLKRLKNKGGKSAYRRGEKLLVYFKRGGIAVSLIAFIAVIVFTIRLSTGVFPVRNIIVTGNENIEETDIRDAMTSETAKGLLRVSLKDIDRTLRTQPWVKEVSLRKQYPDTLMVSIEETTAKAILNFNGSLYLMDGRGNILETIKEEKTPFLPVITGIDYRNSKADVVESLRLIDALSEEGFLSDKDSIEITLKPYGLSMNMDGEIFKVGYGNYDDKLKRWKDLEAEIIKRGITMEYVDLRFSGRVIVQPVKQESSLPTRRDKKR, encoded by the coding sequence TTGCAGTTAAAGAGGCTAAAGAATAAGGGCGGCAAGTCGGCTTACCGCCGCGGCGAGAAACTGCTGGTGTATTTCAAGCGGGGGGGGATAGCCGTGTCCCTGATTGCCTTTATTGCAGTTATTGTATTTACAATAAGGTTATCAACCGGCGTATTCCCGGTAAGAAATATTATTGTCACAGGCAATGAAAACATTGAGGAGACTGATATTAGGGATGCAATGACTTCTGAAACTGCAAAGGGACTGTTAAGGGTTTCTCTTAAGGATATTGACCGGACGCTCAGGACACAGCCATGGGTCAAAGAGGTGTCTTTAAGAAAACAGTATCCGGACACCCTGATGGTCAGTATTGAAGAGACAACGGCAAAGGCAATTCTTAATTTCAACGGCAGCCTGTATCTCATGGACGGGAGAGGGAATATATTGGAGACAATTAAAGAGGAAAAGACTCCGTTTCTTCCGGTGATTACAGGTATAGATTACAGAAACAGCAAGGCAGACGTAGTTGAGTCCCTGAGGCTGATAGATGCGCTTTCTGAGGAGGGATTTCTTTCAGACAAAGATTCAATTGAAATTACCTTAAAACCTTACGGTCTTTCTATGAATATGGACGGTGAGATTTTTAAGGTCGGCTATGGAAATTATGACGACAAACTTAAAAGGTGGAAAGACCTTGAGGCAGAGATTATAAAAAGGGGCATAACTATGGAATATGTTGACCTGAGGTTTTCAGGCAGGGTAATAGTTCAGCCTGTTAAACAGGAGAGCAGTCTGCCGACAAGGAGGGATAAAAAGAGATGA